Proteins encoded within one genomic window of Variovorax sp. OAS795:
- a CDS encoding class II aldolase/adducin family protein, giving the protein MNAASQPEIQKLVSAEEWQLRVDLAACYRLVALYGWSDLVFTHISARIPGPEHHFLINPYGLMFDEITASSLVKVDQQCNKIIESPYPVNPAGFVIHSAVHAAREDIQCVLHTHTKAGIAVSAQKNGVLPISQQSTFVLASLAYHDYEGVAFRDDEKPRLQADMGSANYLMLRNHGLLTCGKTISDAFLSMYVFETTCQIQIAAQSGGSELTHVNPQIVEGVGQAMKVQTGGLGGQFVWPSLIRKLDRIDDSYKQ; this is encoded by the coding sequence ATGAACGCAGCCTCCCAACCCGAAATCCAGAAACTCGTGTCCGCCGAAGAATGGCAGCTGCGCGTCGACCTTGCGGCCTGCTACCGGCTGGTGGCGCTCTACGGCTGGAGCGACCTGGTGTTCACCCACATCAGCGCGCGCATTCCCGGCCCCGAGCACCACTTCCTCATCAACCCCTACGGGCTCATGTTCGACGAGATCACCGCGTCGAGCCTGGTGAAGGTCGACCAGCAGTGCAACAAGATCATCGAGTCGCCTTACCCCGTGAACCCCGCCGGCTTCGTGATCCACAGCGCGGTGCATGCCGCGCGCGAAGACATCCAGTGCGTGCTGCACACCCACACCAAGGCCGGCATTGCCGTGAGCGCGCAGAAGAACGGCGTGCTGCCGATCAGCCAGCAATCGACCTTCGTGCTGGCCTCGCTGGCCTACCACGACTACGAGGGCGTGGCCTTCCGCGACGACGAGAAACCGCGCCTGCAGGCCGACATGGGCAGCGCCAACTACCTCATGCTGCGCAACCACGGCCTGCTCACCTGCGGCAAGACCATCTCGGACGCTTTCCTGTCGATGTACGTCTTCGAGACCACCTGCCAGATCCAGATTGCCGCGCAGTCGGGCGGCAGCGAACTCACGCACGTGAACCCGCAGATCGTCGAAGGCGTGGGCCAGGCCATGAAGGTGCAGACCGGCGGCCTGGGCGGCCAGTTCGTCTGGCCTTCGCTCATCCGCAAGCTCGACCGCATCGACGACAGCTACAAGCAATAA
- a CDS encoding HD domain-containing protein yields MSERASFKSMQESTREDWQLIGGEFRQFAGGLPARVIRHLQILEGDYGGFPVDRYTHSLQTATRALRDGRDEEYVVCALLHDIGDTLGSFNHPDIAAAILKPFVSEANHWMVQHHGIFQGHYFFHHIGLDRDMRDNFKSHPHYERTAEFCALYDNPAFDPKAETLPISEFAPMLQRLMAEPKESIYKAAMKEPAAA; encoded by the coding sequence ATGAGCGAACGGGCAAGTTTCAAGAGCATGCAGGAGAGCACGCGCGAAGACTGGCAACTGATCGGCGGCGAGTTCAGGCAATTTGCCGGCGGCCTGCCGGCCCGCGTGATCAGGCACCTGCAGATCCTCGAAGGCGATTACGGCGGCTTTCCGGTCGACCGCTACACCCATTCGCTGCAGACCGCGACACGCGCACTGCGCGACGGCCGCGATGAGGAGTACGTGGTGTGCGCGCTGCTGCACGACATCGGCGACACGCTCGGCAGCTTCAACCACCCGGACATTGCCGCGGCCATTCTCAAGCCCTTCGTGAGCGAGGCCAACCACTGGATGGTGCAGCACCACGGCATCTTCCAGGGCCACTACTTCTTCCACCACATCGGGCTGGACCGCGACATGCGCGACAACTTCAAGAGCCATCCGCACTACGAGCGCACGGCCGAGTTCTGCGCGCTGTACGACAACCCCGCCTTCGACCCCAAGGCCGAGACGCTGCCCATCAGCGAGTTCGCGCCGATGCTGCAACGCCTGATGGCCGAGCCGAAAGAGAGCATCTACAAGGCCGCGATGAAAGAACCGGCGGCCGCCTGA
- a CDS encoding bile acid:sodium symporter family protein translates to MDATLIVTRFLFGALALVMFGLGLSLSLADFRRLFKHPKAVTIALALQVVGLPLACYAIIVGFGLSPVFAIGLMLLAASPGGISANLFSHLFGGNVAMNISLTAVNTLLSIVTLPLIANWAIGHFAQGGQVVPLQTRKLVEVIAIVLVPVAIGMFVASRRPGFAARMEKPTKIFSAAVLAVVTVLAIANEWKNITATFAEIGLPVLMFNLVSLLAGYYLSRAAGLDKPLATAISYEIGIHNSTLAIFIAVSVLGSFQLALPAAIYSVVMYITAPLFGWLVLRRRPTAVVPAR, encoded by the coding sequence ATGGACGCTACGCTCATCGTGACCCGCTTCCTGTTCGGCGCGCTGGCGCTCGTGATGTTCGGGCTCGGGCTTTCGCTTTCGCTCGCCGACTTCCGGCGTCTCTTCAAGCACCCCAAGGCGGTGACCATCGCGCTCGCGCTGCAGGTCGTCGGACTGCCGCTGGCCTGCTACGCCATCATCGTCGGCTTCGGTCTCTCGCCGGTGTTCGCGATCGGACTGATGCTGCTCGCGGCATCGCCGGGCGGTATCTCGGCCAATTTGTTCTCGCACCTGTTCGGCGGCAACGTCGCCATGAACATCTCACTCACGGCGGTCAACACGCTGCTCTCGATCGTCACGCTGCCGCTCATCGCGAACTGGGCCATCGGGCATTTCGCGCAGGGCGGCCAGGTGGTGCCGCTGCAGACGCGCAAGCTGGTGGAGGTGATCGCCATCGTGCTGGTGCCCGTGGCCATCGGCATGTTCGTGGCCTCGCGCAGGCCCGGCTTCGCGGCGCGCATGGAAAAGCCGACCAAGATCTTCAGTGCCGCGGTGCTCGCGGTGGTCACCGTGCTGGCCATCGCGAACGAGTGGAAGAACATCACCGCCACCTTCGCCGAGATCGGCCTGCCGGTGCTGATGTTCAACCTCGTGAGCCTGTTGGCCGGCTACTACCTGAGCCGCGCCGCGGGCCTCGACAAGCCGCTGGCCACGGCCATCAGCTATGAGATCGGCATCCACAACTCCACCCTGGCCATCTTCATCGCGGTGAGCGTGCTGGGGAGCTTCCAGCTCGCGCTGCCCGCGGCCATCTACTCGGTGGTGATGTACATCACTGCACCGCTGTTCGGCTGGCTGGTGTTGCGCCGGCGGCCAACAGCGGTTGTGCCTGCGCGTTGA
- a CDS encoding Crp/Fnr family transcriptional regulator, which translates to MPAPKLRLSAPHRAAMERNPWFTSMPRAQRDALVGAAEVIHLRRGAMVFRQGDPVHAAGGGFYGLAAGTIKISSLRQDGREAILAVLEPGNWFGEITLIDGSPRTHDATALESLDLLVVPREAFAQQMRDVVFANAIAAMLAARVRMLYGLTEDATLRSLRARVAHRLLVLARGDATQSVHLRRTLKLPQEALAMMLGVTRQTLSKELNALARDAVISLGYGRIDLLSVDALHALVGSG; encoded by the coding sequence ATGCCCGCTCCCAAGCTGCGTCTTTCCGCCCCGCACCGCGCCGCGATGGAGCGCAATCCATGGTTCACGAGCATGCCGCGCGCGCAGCGCGATGCGCTGGTCGGTGCGGCCGAAGTCATTCACCTGCGGCGCGGCGCCATGGTGTTTCGCCAAGGCGATCCGGTGCACGCGGCGGGCGGCGGGTTCTACGGACTCGCGGCGGGCACCATCAAGATCTCGTCGCTGCGGCAGGACGGGCGCGAAGCCATTCTTGCGGTGCTCGAGCCCGGCAACTGGTTCGGCGAGATCACGCTGATCGACGGCTCGCCGCGCACGCACGATGCGACCGCGCTCGAGTCGCTCGACCTGTTGGTGGTGCCGCGCGAAGCCTTTGCACAGCAGATGCGCGACGTGGTCTTTGCGAACGCCATCGCCGCCATGCTCGCGGCGCGCGTGCGCATGCTCTACGGCCTGACCGAGGACGCCACGCTGCGCAGCCTGCGTGCGCGCGTGGCGCACCGGCTGCTGGTGCTCGCGCGCGGGGACGCCACGCAGTCCGTCCACCTGCGCCGCACGCTGAAGCTGCCGCAGGAGGCGCTGGCCATGATGCTCGGCGTCACGCGGCAGACGCTCTCGAAGGAACTCAACGCGCTCGCGCGCGACGCCGTCATTTCGCTGGGCTACGGGCGCATCGACCTGTTGTCGGTCGATGCGCTGCACGCGCTGGTCGGAAGCGGATGA